In the Theobroma cacao cultivar B97-61/B2 chromosome 1, Criollo_cocoa_genome_V2, whole genome shotgun sequence genome, one interval contains:
- the LOC18612333 gene encoding uncharacterized protein LOC18612333 isoform X2 codes for MFSGTTMMVPLRPCNGVSQYLSKSPMVHTKRQTTVRNIYMKAQTQAVPSRTQRIMESISVGGEVGGAGGAYSYSALKRLDKIWSSICSAETVQQEPQQVVSDFPGVFSHSALAEKAVHKFDVVVCGGTLGIFIATALSVKGLKREQEWNISRKELMELVEAGILNENDIEEATAVSFNPNRCGFENKGEIWVEDILNLGVSPVKLIEIVKKRFIALGGVIFEGCSVSGISIYDDAAVLQLAEGNILSSRLIIDAMGNFSPVVKQIRGGRKPDGVCLVVGSCAHGFKDNSTSDVIYSSSSVKKVGNAEVQYFWEAFPAGSGPLDRTTYMFTYVNPQPDSPKLEELLEDYWDLMPKYQGVSIDNLEILRVIYGIFPTYCESPLPAAFNRVLQFGDASGIQSPVSFGGFGSLTRHIGRLSNGIYEAINGDFLDSYSLSLLNPYMPNLSASWLFQRAMSAKKKTNVSSEFINELLDINFKSMQRLGDPVLRPFLQDVIQFGPLAKTLGLVMLTKPQILPSIFKQVDIPVLFDWSGHFFMLGYYTFLSSFMDPVIRSWLNAFPSKMKYEWKRRLEAWKYGSGLDYRL; via the exons ATGTTTTCTGGAACCACGATGATGGTACCGCTGAGACCCTGTAATGGGGTCTCTCAGTATTTATCAAAAAGCCCAATGGTTCACACAAAGAGGCAGACAACTGTAAGGAATATTTACATGAAAGCACAAACACAAGCAGTTCCCTCCCGAACCCAG AGGATAATGGAGAGCATTTCAGTCGGTGGTGAGGTTGGCGGTGCTGGTGGAGCATACTCCTACAGTGCCTTGAAGAGGTTGGACAAAATTTGGTCGAGCATCTGCTCTGCTGAGACTG TTCAGCAAGAACCTCAGCAGGTAGTTTCAGACTTTCCTGGTGTGTTTAGCCATTCTGCTCTTGCTGAAAAAGCAGTCCATAAATTCGACGTGGTAGTTTGTGGGGGTACTTTGGGAATCTTCATTGCCACTGCCTTGAGTGTCAAAGGTCTTAAA AGGGAACAAGAATGGAACATCTCAAGGAAAGAGCTAATGGAACTTGTAGAAGCTGGcattttgaatgaaaatgaCATTGAAGAAGCTACTGCTGTATCATTCAATCCT AACAGATGTGGATTTGAGAATAAGGGCGAGATCTGGGTAGAAGACATTCTTAACCTGGGTGTCTC GCCTGTAAAGCTTATAGAGATTGTGAAAAAACGTTTTATTGCCCTTGGTGGAGTTATCTTTGAGGGTTGCAGCGTGTCTGGCATAAGCATTTATGATGATGCAGCT GTCTTGCAACTTGCTGAAGGAAACATTCTTTCATCTCGTCTCATCATTGATGCCATGGGAAATTTTTCTCCTGTGGTAAAACAG ATAAGAGGTGGGAGGAAACCAGATGGTGTTTGCCTTGTTGTTGGGTCCTGTGCTCACGGATTTAAGGATAACTCTACTAGTGATGTCATATATAGTAGTTCATCAGTGAAGAAAGTTGGCAATGCAGAAGTACAATACTTTTGGGAG GCATTTCCGGCTGGGTCTGGTCCCTTAGATCGCACAACTTATATGTTCACTTATGTTAATCCTCAACCAGATTCCCCAAAACTGGAAGAATTATTGGAAGACTATTGGGATTTGATGCCTAAATATCAG ggAGTTTCTATTGATAATCTGGAGATACTGAGAGTTATATATGGCATTTTCCCCACATATTGTGAAAG TCCATTGCCAGCAGCATTTAATCGTGTTTTACAG TTTGGTGATGCTAGCGGCATACAGTCACCTGTCTCTTTCGGTGGTTTTGGGAGCTTGACTAGGCACATTGGAAGATTGTCAAATG GGATTTATGAAGCAATCAATGGAGATTTTCTTGACTCATACAGCTTGTCCCTGCTGAATCCTTACATG CCGAACTTGAGTGCTTCATGGCTATTTCAAAGGGCGATGTCTGCAAAGAAAAAGACCAATGTTTCATCAGAGTTTATTAATGAGCTTCTTGACATAAACTTCAAGAGCATGCAG AGGCTAGGGGACCCAGTGCTAAGACCATTTCTTCAG GATGTCATACAGTTTGGGCCCCTTGCCAAGACATTGGGCCTTGTAATGCTAACTAAACCCCAAATTCTTCCATCAATATTCAAGCAG GTTGATATACCTGTTCTTTTTGACTGGTCTGGACATTTTTTCATGCTGGGTTATTATACATTTCTCTCATCCTTCATGGACCCCGTCATAAG GTCATGGTTAAATGCTTTTCCATCCAAGATGAAGTATGAATGGAAGCGGCGCCTTGAGGCTTGGAAATATGGATCTGGTTTAGATTACAGGCTATGA
- the LOC18612332 gene encoding uncharacterized protein LOC18612332 isoform X2 — MSFLAGRLAGKEAAFFFQESKHAVNRLAEKNPKSLPSTPPSLEQEAQADVLPEVLKHSLPSRILGQRSDPSSLSKGSKWALHSDPNNASISSPDAMNPLRAYLSLPQVTFGPKRWALPSTEHSVVASTANAMRKDKFIPINPEKLKAAAEGLQQIGKAFAVATAIVFGGATLLFGMAASKLELHNSDDIRTKGKDLVQPKLEMIREQLSPIRTWAENMSKKWNLEREEAIKEKPIIKELSKILGAKTSN; from the exons ATGAGTTTTCTTGCGGGCAGATTAGCAGGAAAAGAAGCAGCCTTCTTTTTCCAAGAATCCAAACACGCCGTTAACCGTCTGGCCGAGAAAAACCCCAAGAGCCTCCCATCCACCCCACCATCACTCGAGCAAGAAGCTCAAGCTGACGTCCTTCCAGAGGTCCTGAAACATTCTTTGCCTTCCAGGATCTTGGGCCAACGGTCTGATCCTTCATCTCTCTCGAAGGGCTCCAAGTGGGCCCTCCATTCTGATCCAAACAATGCCTCCATTTCCTCCCCCGATGCCATGAACCCTCTCAGGGCTTACCTTTCTCTGCCCCAGGTAACCTTTGGCCCCAAAAG GTGGGCGTTGCCAAGTACGGAGCATTCGGTTGTGGCATCGACGGCTAATGCAATGCGGAAGGACAAATTTATCCCTATCAATCCGGAGAAGTTGAAGGCGGCTGCTGAAGGACTTCAACAAA TTGGAAAAGCTTTTGCGGTTGCAACTGCAATTGTATTTGGCGGGGCGACCTTGTTGTTTGGGATGGCAGCCTCCAAATTGGAGCTGCACAAT AGTGATGACATCAGAACAAAAGGGAAAGACCTGGTTCAGCCTAAATTGGAGATGATCAGAGAACAACTTTCCCCCATAAGAACTTGG GCTGAAAACATGTCAAAGAAATGGAACCTAGAAAGGGAGGAAGCGATTAAAGAAAAACCTATCATAAAGGAGCTTTCTAAAATTTTAGGGGCAAAAACATCTAATTGA
- the LOC18612332 gene encoding uncharacterized protein LOC18612332 isoform X1, translated as MSFLAGRLAGKEAAFFFQESKHAVNRLAEKNPKSLPSTPPSLEQEAQADVLPEVLKHSLPSRILGQRSDPSSLSKGSKWALHSDPNNASISSPDAMNPLRAYLSLPQVTFGPKRWALPSTEHSVVASTANAMRKDKFIPINPEKLKAAAEGLQQIGKAFAVATAIVFGGATLLFGMAASKLELHNKHKDSTFDPITHDAVMCYSNDDDMLIKLIYQYKHLLPNQMRVFSHVFQVRKCTETALHLGSDDIRTKGKDLVQPKLEMIREQLSPIRTWAENMSKKWNLEREEAIKEKPIIKELSKILGAKTSN; from the exons ATGAGTTTTCTTGCGGGCAGATTAGCAGGAAAAGAAGCAGCCTTCTTTTTCCAAGAATCCAAACACGCCGTTAACCGTCTGGCCGAGAAAAACCCCAAGAGCCTCCCATCCACCCCACCATCACTCGAGCAAGAAGCTCAAGCTGACGTCCTTCCAGAGGTCCTGAAACATTCTTTGCCTTCCAGGATCTTGGGCCAACGGTCTGATCCTTCATCTCTCTCGAAGGGCTCCAAGTGGGCCCTCCATTCTGATCCAAACAATGCCTCCATTTCCTCCCCCGATGCCATGAACCCTCTCAGGGCTTACCTTTCTCTGCCCCAGGTAACCTTTGGCCCCAAAAG GTGGGCGTTGCCAAGTACGGAGCATTCGGTTGTGGCATCGACGGCTAATGCAATGCGGAAGGACAAATTTATCCCTATCAATCCGGAGAAGTTGAAGGCGGCTGCTGAAGGACTTCAACAAA TTGGAAAAGCTTTTGCGGTTGCAACTGCAATTGTATTTGGCGGGGCGACCTTGTTGTTTGGGATGGCAGCCTCCAAATTGGAGCTGCACAAT AAACATAAGGACAGCACATTTGATCCCATCACACATGATGCTGTTATGTGTTATTCTAATGATGATGACATgcttatcaaattaatatacCAATACAAACACTTGCTTCCAAACCAAATGAGAG TCTTTTCTCATGTGTTCCAAGTTAGGAAATGCACTGAAACTGCCCTGCATTTAGGG AGTGATGACATCAGAACAAAAGGGAAAGACCTGGTTCAGCCTAAATTGGAGATGATCAGAGAACAACTTTCCCCCATAAGAACTTGG GCTGAAAACATGTCAAAGAAATGGAACCTAGAAAGGGAGGAAGCGATTAAAGAAAAACCTATCATAAAGGAGCTTTCTAAAATTTTAGGGGCAAAAACATCTAATTGA
- the LOC18612334 gene encoding uncharacterized protein LOC18612334, translating to MASMISTPTLGYFSFKRSSGSNNSVGASSCCGVKAMRVEKPLEELYNVRVERKVSPERLTQLGVSRWSVWKTGKCKLPWDWQVDQLVYIEEGEVRVVPEGSERFMRFVAGDLVRYPKWFEADLFFNGPYQERYSFRAYGDD from the coding sequence ATGGCAAGCATGATATCTACTCCAACTCTTGGCTACTTCTCTTTCAAGAGAAGCAGCGGGTCTAATAACAGTGTTGGGGCATCTTCATGTTGTGGTGTGAAGGCAATGCGGGTGGAGAAACCTTTAGAGGAATTGTACAACGTGAGGGTGGAAAGGAAAGTGTCACCGGAGCGACTAACACAGCTTGGGGTCTCAAGATGGTCAGTATGGAAGACTGGCAAGTGCAAATTACCCTGGGACTGGCAAGTTGACCAGCTGGTTTACATTGAGGAAGGTGAAGTGAGGGTTGTGCCTGAAGGCAGTGAGCGCTTTATGCGATTTGTTGCTGGGGACCTTGTTCGTTACCCTAAGTGGTTCGAGGCAGATCTTTTCTTCAATGGTCCATACCAAGAGCGTTATAGTTTCCGAGCATATGGGGATGACTAG
- the LOC18612332 gene encoding uncharacterized protein LOC18612332 isoform X4 — protein sequence MSFLAGRLAGKEAAFFFQESKHAVNRLAEKNPKSLPSTPPSLEQEAQADVLPEVLKHSLPSRILGQRSDPSSLSKGSKWALHSDPNNASISSPDAMNPLRAYLSLPQVTFGPKRWALPSTEHSVVASTANAMRKDKFIPINPEKLKAAAEGLQQIGKAFAVATAIVFGGATLLFGMAASKLELHNSFLMCSKLGNALKLPCI from the exons ATGAGTTTTCTTGCGGGCAGATTAGCAGGAAAAGAAGCAGCCTTCTTTTTCCAAGAATCCAAACACGCCGTTAACCGTCTGGCCGAGAAAAACCCCAAGAGCCTCCCATCCACCCCACCATCACTCGAGCAAGAAGCTCAAGCTGACGTCCTTCCAGAGGTCCTGAAACATTCTTTGCCTTCCAGGATCTTGGGCCAACGGTCTGATCCTTCATCTCTCTCGAAGGGCTCCAAGTGGGCCCTCCATTCTGATCCAAACAATGCCTCCATTTCCTCCCCCGATGCCATGAACCCTCTCAGGGCTTACCTTTCTCTGCCCCAGGTAACCTTTGGCCCCAAAAG GTGGGCGTTGCCAAGTACGGAGCATTCGGTTGTGGCATCGACGGCTAATGCAATGCGGAAGGACAAATTTATCCCTATCAATCCGGAGAAGTTGAAGGCGGCTGCTGAAGGACTTCAACAAA TTGGAAAAGCTTTTGCGGTTGCAACTGCAATTGTATTTGGCGGGGCGACCTTGTTGTTTGGGATGGCAGCCTCCAAATTGGAGCTGCACAAT TCTTTTCTCATGTGTTCCAAGTTAGGAAATGCACTGAAACTGCCCTGCATTTAG
- the LOC18612333 gene encoding uncharacterized protein LOC18612333 isoform X3 has translation MFSGTTMMVPLRPCNGVSQYLSKSPMVHTKRQTTVRNIYMKAQTQAVPSRTQRIMESISVGGEVGGAGGAYSYSALKRLDKIWSSICSAETVQQEPQQVVSDFPGVFSHSALAEKAVHKFDVVVCGGTLGIFIATALSVKGLKVSVVERNLLKGREQEWNISRKELMELVEAGILNENDIEEATAVSFNPNRCGFENKGEIWVEDILNLGVSPVKLIEIVKKRFIALGGVIFEGCSVSGISIYDDAAVLQLAEGNILSSRLIIDAMGNFSPVVKQIRGGRKPDGVCLVVGSCAHGFKDNSTSDVIYSSSSVKKVGNAEVQYFWEAFPAGSGPLDRTTYMFTYVNPQPDSPKLEELLEDYWDLMPKYQGVSIDNLEILRVIYGIFPTYCESLVMLAAYSHLSLSVVLGA, from the exons ATGTTTTCTGGAACCACGATGATGGTACCGCTGAGACCCTGTAATGGGGTCTCTCAGTATTTATCAAAAAGCCCAATGGTTCACACAAAGAGGCAGACAACTGTAAGGAATATTTACATGAAAGCACAAACACAAGCAGTTCCCTCCCGAACCCAG AGGATAATGGAGAGCATTTCAGTCGGTGGTGAGGTTGGCGGTGCTGGTGGAGCATACTCCTACAGTGCCTTGAAGAGGTTGGACAAAATTTGGTCGAGCATCTGCTCTGCTGAGACTG TTCAGCAAGAACCTCAGCAGGTAGTTTCAGACTTTCCTGGTGTGTTTAGCCATTCTGCTCTTGCTGAAAAAGCAGTCCATAAATTCGACGTGGTAGTTTGTGGGGGTACTTTGGGAATCTTCATTGCCACTGCCTTGAGTGTCAAAGGTCTTAAAGTCAGTGTTGTGGAAAGAAATTTACTAAAAGGG AGGGAACAAGAATGGAACATCTCAAGGAAAGAGCTAATGGAACTTGTAGAAGCTGGcattttgaatgaaaatgaCATTGAAGAAGCTACTGCTGTATCATTCAATCCT AACAGATGTGGATTTGAGAATAAGGGCGAGATCTGGGTAGAAGACATTCTTAACCTGGGTGTCTC GCCTGTAAAGCTTATAGAGATTGTGAAAAAACGTTTTATTGCCCTTGGTGGAGTTATCTTTGAGGGTTGCAGCGTGTCTGGCATAAGCATTTATGATGATGCAGCT GTCTTGCAACTTGCTGAAGGAAACATTCTTTCATCTCGTCTCATCATTGATGCCATGGGAAATTTTTCTCCTGTGGTAAAACAG ATAAGAGGTGGGAGGAAACCAGATGGTGTTTGCCTTGTTGTTGGGTCCTGTGCTCACGGATTTAAGGATAACTCTACTAGTGATGTCATATATAGTAGTTCATCAGTGAAGAAAGTTGGCAATGCAGAAGTACAATACTTTTGGGAG GCATTTCCGGCTGGGTCTGGTCCCTTAGATCGCACAACTTATATGTTCACTTATGTTAATCCTCAACCAGATTCCCCAAAACTGGAAGAATTATTGGAAGACTATTGGGATTTGATGCCTAAATATCAG ggAGTTTCTATTGATAATCTGGAGATACTGAGAGTTATATATGGCATTTTCCCCACATATTGTGAAAG TTTGGTGATGCTAGCGGCATACAGTCACCTGTCTCTTTCGGTGGTTTTGGGAGCTTGA
- the LOC18612333 gene encoding uncharacterized protein LOC18612333 isoform X1, protein MFSGTTMMVPLRPCNGVSQYLSKSPMVHTKRQTTVRNIYMKAQTQAVPSRTQRIMESISVGGEVGGAGGAYSYSALKRLDKIWSSICSAETVQQEPQQVVSDFPGVFSHSALAEKAVHKFDVVVCGGTLGIFIATALSVKGLKVSVVERNLLKGREQEWNISRKELMELVEAGILNENDIEEATAVSFNPNRCGFENKGEIWVEDILNLGVSPVKLIEIVKKRFIALGGVIFEGCSVSGISIYDDAAVLQLAEGNILSSRLIIDAMGNFSPVVKQIRGGRKPDGVCLVVGSCAHGFKDNSTSDVIYSSSSVKKVGNAEVQYFWEAFPAGSGPLDRTTYMFTYVNPQPDSPKLEELLEDYWDLMPKYQGVSIDNLEILRVIYGIFPTYCESPLPAAFNRVLQFGDASGIQSPVSFGGFGSLTRHIGRLSNGIYEAINGDFLDSYSLSLLNPYMPNLSASWLFQRAMSAKKKTNVSSEFINELLDINFKSMQRLGDPVLRPFLQDVIQFGPLAKTLGLVMLTKPQILPSIFKQVDIPVLFDWSGHFFMLGYYTFLSSFMDPVIRSWLNAFPSKMKYEWKRRLEAWKYGSGLDYRL, encoded by the exons ATGTTTTCTGGAACCACGATGATGGTACCGCTGAGACCCTGTAATGGGGTCTCTCAGTATTTATCAAAAAGCCCAATGGTTCACACAAAGAGGCAGACAACTGTAAGGAATATTTACATGAAAGCACAAACACAAGCAGTTCCCTCCCGAACCCAG AGGATAATGGAGAGCATTTCAGTCGGTGGTGAGGTTGGCGGTGCTGGTGGAGCATACTCCTACAGTGCCTTGAAGAGGTTGGACAAAATTTGGTCGAGCATCTGCTCTGCTGAGACTG TTCAGCAAGAACCTCAGCAGGTAGTTTCAGACTTTCCTGGTGTGTTTAGCCATTCTGCTCTTGCTGAAAAAGCAGTCCATAAATTCGACGTGGTAGTTTGTGGGGGTACTTTGGGAATCTTCATTGCCACTGCCTTGAGTGTCAAAGGTCTTAAAGTCAGTGTTGTGGAAAGAAATTTACTAAAAGGG AGGGAACAAGAATGGAACATCTCAAGGAAAGAGCTAATGGAACTTGTAGAAGCTGGcattttgaatgaaaatgaCATTGAAGAAGCTACTGCTGTATCATTCAATCCT AACAGATGTGGATTTGAGAATAAGGGCGAGATCTGGGTAGAAGACATTCTTAACCTGGGTGTCTC GCCTGTAAAGCTTATAGAGATTGTGAAAAAACGTTTTATTGCCCTTGGTGGAGTTATCTTTGAGGGTTGCAGCGTGTCTGGCATAAGCATTTATGATGATGCAGCT GTCTTGCAACTTGCTGAAGGAAACATTCTTTCATCTCGTCTCATCATTGATGCCATGGGAAATTTTTCTCCTGTGGTAAAACAG ATAAGAGGTGGGAGGAAACCAGATGGTGTTTGCCTTGTTGTTGGGTCCTGTGCTCACGGATTTAAGGATAACTCTACTAGTGATGTCATATATAGTAGTTCATCAGTGAAGAAAGTTGGCAATGCAGAAGTACAATACTTTTGGGAG GCATTTCCGGCTGGGTCTGGTCCCTTAGATCGCACAACTTATATGTTCACTTATGTTAATCCTCAACCAGATTCCCCAAAACTGGAAGAATTATTGGAAGACTATTGGGATTTGATGCCTAAATATCAG ggAGTTTCTATTGATAATCTGGAGATACTGAGAGTTATATATGGCATTTTCCCCACATATTGTGAAAG TCCATTGCCAGCAGCATTTAATCGTGTTTTACAG TTTGGTGATGCTAGCGGCATACAGTCACCTGTCTCTTTCGGTGGTTTTGGGAGCTTGACTAGGCACATTGGAAGATTGTCAAATG GGATTTATGAAGCAATCAATGGAGATTTTCTTGACTCATACAGCTTGTCCCTGCTGAATCCTTACATG CCGAACTTGAGTGCTTCATGGCTATTTCAAAGGGCGATGTCTGCAAAGAAAAAGACCAATGTTTCATCAGAGTTTATTAATGAGCTTCTTGACATAAACTTCAAGAGCATGCAG AGGCTAGGGGACCCAGTGCTAAGACCATTTCTTCAG GATGTCATACAGTTTGGGCCCCTTGCCAAGACATTGGGCCTTGTAATGCTAACTAAACCCCAAATTCTTCCATCAATATTCAAGCAG GTTGATATACCTGTTCTTTTTGACTGGTCTGGACATTTTTTCATGCTGGGTTATTATACATTTCTCTCATCCTTCATGGACCCCGTCATAAG GTCATGGTTAAATGCTTTTCCATCCAAGATGAAGTATGAATGGAAGCGGCGCCTTGAGGCTTGGAAATATGGATCTGGTTTAGATTACAGGCTATGA
- the LOC18612332 gene encoding uncharacterized protein LOC18612332 isoform X3, with protein MSFLAGRLAGKEAAFFFQESKHAVNRLAEKNPKSLPSTPPSLEQEAQADVLPEVLKHSLPSRILGQRSDPSSLSKGSKWALHSDPNNASISSPDAMNPLRAYLSLPQVTFGPKRWALPSTEHSVVASTANAMRKDKFIPINPEKLKAAAEGLQQIGKAFAVATAIVFGGATLLFGMAASKLELHNKHKDSTFDPITHDAVMCYSNDDDMLIKLIYQYKHLLPNQMRGLGDFSAP; from the exons ATGAGTTTTCTTGCGGGCAGATTAGCAGGAAAAGAAGCAGCCTTCTTTTTCCAAGAATCCAAACACGCCGTTAACCGTCTGGCCGAGAAAAACCCCAAGAGCCTCCCATCCACCCCACCATCACTCGAGCAAGAAGCTCAAGCTGACGTCCTTCCAGAGGTCCTGAAACATTCTTTGCCTTCCAGGATCTTGGGCCAACGGTCTGATCCTTCATCTCTCTCGAAGGGCTCCAAGTGGGCCCTCCATTCTGATCCAAACAATGCCTCCATTTCCTCCCCCGATGCCATGAACCCTCTCAGGGCTTACCTTTCTCTGCCCCAGGTAACCTTTGGCCCCAAAAG GTGGGCGTTGCCAAGTACGGAGCATTCGGTTGTGGCATCGACGGCTAATGCAATGCGGAAGGACAAATTTATCCCTATCAATCCGGAGAAGTTGAAGGCGGCTGCTGAAGGACTTCAACAAA TTGGAAAAGCTTTTGCGGTTGCAACTGCAATTGTATTTGGCGGGGCGACCTTGTTGTTTGGGATGGCAGCCTCCAAATTGGAGCTGCACAAT AAACATAAGGACAGCACATTTGATCCCATCACACATGATGCTGTTATGTGTTATTCTAATGATGATGACATgcttatcaaattaatatacCAATACAAACACTTGCTTCCAAACCAAATGAGAG GGTTAGGTGATTTTTCTGCTCCATGA
- the LOC18612335 gene encoding serine/threonine protein phosphatase 2A 59 kDa regulatory subunit B' gamma isoform, with amino-acid sequence MIKQILGKLPRKPSKSSQNDSNGDGGVNGNSSLNSSLGPNSLNNSKPGFASSKSSNSGSRLNNGTLISYSSSSNKSNQGKNTSPLASQAGHTLASGVYEALPSFRDVPSSEKQSLFLRKLSMCCVLFDFSDPSKNLKEKDIKRQILLELVDYISSVTSKFNEVTMQEITRMVAANLFRTFPSPSHDSKLLEMYDLEEEEPAMDPAWPHLQIVYEFLLRFVASPETDAKLAKRYIDHSFVLKLLDLFDSDDQRERDYLKTILHRIYGKFMVHRPFIRKAINNIFYRFIFETEKHNGIAELLEILGSIINGFALPLKEEHKLFLVRALIPLHKPKCVSTYHQQLSYCITQFVEKDFKLADTVIRGLLKYWPVTNSSKEVMFLGELEEVLEATQAAEFQRCMVPLFRQIGRCLNSSHFQVAERALFLWNNDHIRNLITQNRKVILPIIFPALERNTRGHWNQAVQSLTLNVRKIFSDADQSLFDECLARFQEDEAKEKEMLKKRELTWKRLEDVAASTAVSNEAVLVSRFVSSIAIATSTSPKATAGS; translated from the exons ATGATCAAGCAGATATTAGGAAAGCTACCTCGAAAACCATCGAAATCATCCCAAAATGATTCAAATGGTGATGGAGGAGTCAATGGTAATTCCTCTTTGAACTCTTCTCTAGGACCCAATTCTTTAAACAACTCAAAACCGGGTTTCGCTTCTTCAAAATCTTCGAATTCAGGTTCACGTTTGAACAATGGGACTCTTATTTCATATTCATCGAGTTCGAATAAATCGAATCAAGGGAAGAACACATCCCCACTTGCAAGCCAAGCGGGTCATACGTTAGCTTCAGGGGTTTATGAAGCTTTGCCTAGTTTCCGGGATGTTCCAAGCTCGGAAAAGCAGAGTCTTTTTCTTAGGAAGTTGAGTATGTGTTGTGTGCTTTTTGATTTTAGTGATCCATCAAAGAACCTTAAGGAAAAGGACATAAAGAGGCAGATTTTGCTGGAGCTTGTTGATTATATTTCTTCTGTTACATCGAAGTTCAATGAGGTCACAATGCAAGAGATTACTAGGATGGTGGCTGCTAATCTGTTTCGAACGTTTCCATCTCCGAGTCATGATAGCAAGCTTCTAGAAATGTATGATTTGGAAGAAGAGGAACCGGCCATGGATCCTGCCTGGCCTCATCTTCAGATTGTATATGAGTTTTTACTTAGATTCGTGGCCTCACCAGAGACTGACGCCAAGCTTGCTAAAAGATATATTGACCATTCATTCGTGttgaaattgttggatttgtTTGATTCAGATGACCAAAGGGAAAGGGATTATCTAAAGACAATTCTCCATCGGATTTATGGAAAGTTCATGGTGCATCGGCCATTTATTAGGAAAGCCATCAATAATATCTTCTATAGGTTTATTTTTGAGACAGAGAAACACAATGGTATTGCTGAGTTGCTTGAAATATTGGGGAGCATAATAAATGGGTTTGCTTTGCCTTTGAAGGAAGAGCACAAGCTCTTCTTGGTCCGAGCTTTGATTCCTCTTCACAAGCCCAAGTGTGTGTCAACGTACCATCAACAACTTTCTTATTGCATTACTCAGTTTGTTGAGAAAGACTTCAAGCTGGCTGATACAGTCATTCGAGGCCTTCTAAAGTATTGGCCTGTAACTAATAGTTCAAAGGAGGTGATGTTCCTTGGCGAGTTGGAAGAAGTTCTAGAAGCTACTCAGGCAGCAGAATTCCAACGCTGCATGGTTCCACTTTTCCGTCAGATTGGTCGCTGCCTCAACAGCTCACACTTTCAG GTAGCTGAACGTGCTTTGTTTTTGTGGAACAATGATCACATAAGAAATCTGATCACCCAGAACCGCAAAGTAATACTCCCTATAATCTTCCCAGCATTGGAGAGAAACACACGTGGTCATTGGAACCAGGCAGTTCAGAGTCTTACACTGAATGTCAGGAAGATATTCTCAGATGCTGATCAATCACTTTTTGATGAGTGCTTGGCCAGATTCCAAGAAGATGAAGCGAAGGAAAAAGAGATGCTGAAGAAGCGGGAACTAACGTGGAAGAGGTTGGAAGATGTGGCTGCATCTACTGCAGTAAGCAATGAGGCTGTACTGGTTTCAAGATTTGTCTCTTCCATTGCCATTGCCACCAGCACAAGTCCGAAGGCAACGGCGGGTAGTTGA